In the genome of Streptomyces sp. NBC_00190, one region contains:
- the abc-f gene encoding ribosomal protection-like ABC-F family protein, protein MTAQLTALDLCKSYDGRTVLDSVDCSVPVGTRLGIVGENGSGKSTLLRLLAGTERPDRGTVTVRADGGIGYLAQEETLPAHLTVQQVVDRSLAALRAMEGGMRRLEARMADGDTTAEVLTSYADLLTAFELRGGYDADARVERALHGLGLLGLPRDRTVGDLSGGEQVRLRLAALLASAPEVLLLDEPTNHLDHAALSWLEDHLRARRGITVAVSHDRQFLERVATSLLEVDGDLHRAVRYGNGYAGYLAGRAAERQRRAQAHAAWCAEVDRLRESAAVTARRVAPGRAMKDGNKMAYDRAAGRVQQSLASRVRNAEERLGRLVARPVPAPAEPLRFTAVPRTAGTAGTDGPRGVVLAADGVAVAWRLAPLDLAVPADGRLLVTGPNGAGKSTLLGVLAGTVAPDRGHVVRRARTGLLAQHTDTEEPRRSLLEAFAAGRPGTPEEHTEQLLSLGLFVPERLTAAVATLSAGQRQRLALARLVTEPADVLLLDEPTNHLSPALAEELEEALASFPGAVVVVSHDRRLCARWQGDRLVLRAPEPAAATAA, encoded by the coding sequence GTGACCGCACAACTGACCGCGCTTGACCTCTGCAAGTCCTACGACGGCCGCACCGTCCTCGACTCCGTCGACTGCTCCGTCCCCGTCGGCACCCGCCTCGGCATCGTCGGTGAGAACGGATCGGGCAAGTCCACCCTGCTCCGGCTGCTCGCCGGGACCGAGCGCCCCGACCGCGGTACGGTCACCGTCCGCGCGGACGGCGGCATCGGGTACCTCGCCCAGGAAGAGACCCTGCCCGCCCACCTGACCGTCCAGCAGGTCGTCGACCGCTCCCTCGCCGCACTCCGCGCCATGGAAGGCGGGATGCGCCGACTGGAGGCCCGTATGGCGGACGGCGACACCACGGCCGAGGTCCTCACCTCCTACGCGGACCTGCTCACCGCCTTCGAACTGCGCGGCGGCTACGACGCCGACGCCCGGGTCGAGCGCGCCCTGCACGGCCTGGGACTGCTCGGACTGCCCCGCGACCGCACCGTCGGCGACCTCTCCGGCGGCGAACAGGTCCGGCTCCGGCTGGCCGCGCTCCTGGCCTCCGCCCCCGAGGTGCTGCTCCTCGACGAGCCCACGAACCACCTCGACCACGCGGCCCTGAGCTGGCTGGAGGACCATCTCCGCGCCCGCCGCGGCATCACCGTCGCCGTCTCCCACGACCGGCAGTTCCTCGAACGCGTAGCCACGTCCTTGCTGGAGGTAGACGGCGACCTGCACCGCGCGGTCCGCTACGGCAACGGCTACGCCGGCTACCTCGCCGGGCGCGCCGCCGAACGGCAGCGCCGCGCCCAGGCCCACGCCGCGTGGTGCGCGGAGGTGGACAGGCTGCGGGAGTCCGCCGCCGTCACTGCCCGCCGGGTGGCTCCCGGCCGGGCGATGAAGGACGGCAACAAGATGGCCTACGACCGTGCGGCAGGCCGGGTACAGCAGTCCCTGGCGAGCAGGGTGCGCAACGCCGAGGAACGGCTGGGCCGGCTGGTGGCCCGGCCGGTGCCCGCGCCGGCCGAGCCGCTGCGGTTCACCGCCGTGCCGCGCACCGCCGGCACCGCCGGCACCGACGGCCCGCGCGGCGTGGTCCTCGCGGCGGACGGCGTGGCGGTCGCGTGGCGGCTCGCGCCGCTGGACCTGGCCGTGCCGGCCGACGGCCGGCTCCTGGTCACCGGCCCGAACGGAGCCGGCAAGAGCACCCTGCTGGGCGTCCTCGCCGGCACCGTCGCGCCCGACCGGGGCCACGTCGTACGGCGCGCCCGAACCGGACTGCTGGCCCAGCACACCGACACGGAAGAGCCCCGCCGATCGCTCCTCGAGGCCTTTGCCGCAGGCCGCCCCGGAACGCCCGAAGAACACACCGAGCAACTGCTGTCGCTCGGCTTGTTCGTCCCCGAACGGCTCACCGCTGCGGTCGCCACCCTGTCGGCCGGCCAGCGGCAGCGGCTGGCACTGGCCCGGCTGGTCACCGAACCGGCCGACGTACTCCTGCTCGACGAGCCGACCAACCACCTCTCGCCCGCACTGGCCGAGGAACTGGAGGAGGCGCTCGCCTCGTTCCCGGGTGCCGTGGTCGTGGTCAGCCACGACCGCCGGCTGTGCGCCCGCTGGCAGGGTGACCGCCTGGTCCTGCGCGCCCCCGAACCGGCCGCCGCAACAGCGGCGTAA
- a CDS encoding TetR-like C-terminal domain-containing protein encodes MGRPRTNDEVVKERLVACATELLATGSRESVTVRAVAAAAGTSTTAVYSLFGGKDGLIGAVRDGAVAGLFQDLSAVPTTEDPLADLYALAIAYRLWGCGHSHLYTVLFGRTQSFDPSGAVGTRDPIRPLIAAIDRAVTGSVLAGEATPIALSLWVTLHGLVTLELAEALDAHTAEAAFRSAIPAALRGWATPAVFAGLRQAECEDTTSSEARGPAAGPPRRR; translated from the coding sequence ATGGGCAGACCGAGGACGAACGACGAGGTGGTCAAAGAGCGCCTCGTGGCGTGTGCGACCGAGTTGCTGGCGACGGGTTCGCGGGAGTCGGTGACGGTCCGCGCCGTCGCGGCTGCCGCCGGCACGTCGACGACCGCGGTGTACTCCCTGTTCGGCGGCAAGGACGGACTGATCGGAGCGGTACGCGACGGGGCTGTCGCCGGCCTGTTCCAGGACTTGTCGGCGGTGCCGACCACTGAGGATCCCCTCGCCGACCTCTACGCCCTGGCCATCGCATACCGGCTATGGGGATGCGGACACAGCCACCTGTACACGGTGCTGTTCGGAAGGACGCAATCCTTCGATCCATCGGGCGCAGTCGGCACCCGTGACCCCATCCGGCCGCTCATCGCGGCGATCGACCGGGCTGTGACGGGTTCCGTCCTCGCCGGTGAAGCGACGCCGATCGCCCTCTCGCTGTGGGTCACCCTGCACGGACTGGTGACGCTCGAACTGGCTGAGGCCCTCGACGCCCACACGGCCGAGGCCGCCTTCCGATCGGCGATTCCCGCTGCCCTGCGCGGCTGGGCGACCCCCGCGGTGTTCGCCGGCCTTCGCCAAGCCGAATGTGAAGACACCACGTCATCCGAGGCCCGCGGCCCGGCCGCGGGCCCGCCTCGTCGGCGATGA
- a CDS encoding alpha/beta hydrolase, giving the protein MPLPGPAGGRRHRAAALVAAAVCSTVLSCPGPAAAQDAPSPSPGVPRLDWSPCTPGSPYDCATARVPLDHADPAGRSIDLAVVRRKATDGARRMGTVFVNPGGPGGPGTVQVPQNYDSFPKELRERFDIVSWDPRGIGNSTAVNCFDSTDDAEAWGRAKPVGFPVGDKERKTWIDAYEDLGRRCEKHDSELLRHVSTADTARDLDLLRQAVGEPQLNYFGVSYGTILGATYANLFPDKVRAMVLDSNIAPSAWTNGGRPDARTTTLLRMGSDRTAAATLDRFLDLCGSATTDRCAFSAGSPKATRAKFDQLMQRLRERPVDTWTYARTVADTVSSLYIVDPGWADLARRLQDLWQGRVPKPPVFPPPPPVAHPAPYLGEEQAAAVWCGDSPNLRDPAAYHRLAEDSAQRAGDAGRYWTWSGEPCATWPAQAADLYTGPWNKPTAHPVLVVGTRYDPSTPYADSEVMAKELADARLLTHDGYGHTALFNNASSCVKTYESRYFVDGTLPPPGTTCRPDKQPFS; this is encoded by the coding sequence ATGCCCCTACCCGGACCGGCAGGCGGCCGTCGCCACCGCGCGGCGGCGCTCGTCGCCGCGGCGGTCTGCTCGACCGTACTCAGCTGCCCCGGACCCGCCGCCGCCCAGGACGCGCCGTCGCCCTCGCCAGGCGTCCCCCGCCTGGACTGGAGCCCCTGCACGCCCGGCAGCCCGTACGACTGTGCCACCGCCCGTGTCCCCCTCGACCACGCCGACCCCGCCGGCCGGAGCATCGACCTGGCCGTGGTCCGCAGGAAGGCGACCGACGGCGCGCGGCGCATGGGAACCGTCTTCGTGAACCCCGGCGGGCCCGGCGGCCCCGGGACGGTGCAGGTCCCGCAGAACTACGACTCCTTCCCGAAGGAGCTGCGGGAGCGGTTCGACATCGTCAGCTGGGATCCCCGCGGCATCGGCAACAGCACGGCGGTGAACTGCTTCGACAGCACCGACGACGCCGAGGCGTGGGGGCGGGCCAAGCCGGTCGGGTTCCCCGTGGGAGACAAGGAGCGCAAGACCTGGATCGACGCCTACGAGGACCTCGGCCGGCGCTGCGAGAAGCATGACTCCGAGCTCCTGCGCCACGTGTCGACCGCCGACACCGCCCGAGACCTCGACCTGCTCCGGCAGGCCGTGGGCGAACCGCAGCTCAACTACTTCGGCGTCTCCTACGGCACGATCCTCGGCGCCACCTACGCAAACCTGTTCCCCGACAAGGTCCGCGCCATGGTCCTGGACAGCAACATCGCGCCCTCCGCATGGACGAACGGCGGCCGACCGGACGCCCGGACCACCACGCTCCTGCGCATGGGTTCCGACCGCACCGCCGCGGCCACCCTGGACCGGTTCCTCGACCTGTGCGGATCCGCCACCACGGACCGCTGCGCCTTCTCGGCCGGCAGCCCGAAGGCGACCCGCGCGAAGTTCGACCAGCTGATGCAGCGCCTCAGGGAACGCCCGGTGGACACGTGGACGTACGCCCGGACGGTCGCCGACACGGTGAGCAGCCTCTACATCGTCGACCCGGGCTGGGCGGACCTCGCCCGGCGCCTCCAGGACCTGTGGCAGGGCCGGGTCCCGAAGCCGCCCGTGTTCCCGCCCCCGCCCCCCGTCGCGCACCCCGCCCCGTACCTCGGCGAAGAACAGGCGGCGGCCGTGTGGTGCGGCGACAGCCCCAACCTCCGCGATCCCGCCGCCTACCACCGTCTGGCGGAGGACAGCGCCCAGCGGGCGGGCGACGCCGGCCGCTACTGGACCTGGTCCGGAGAGCCGTGCGCCACCTGGCCGGCCCAGGCCGCAGACCTCTACACCGGACCGTGGAACAAGCCCACCGCGCACCCCGTCCTCGTGGTCGGCACCAGGTACGACCCCTCCACGCCGTACGCGGACTCCGAGGTCATGGCGAAGGAACTGGCCGACGCCCGCCTGCTCACCCATGACGGGTACGGCCATACCGCCCTGTTCAACAACGCCAGCAGCTGCGTGAAGACGTACGAGAGCCGCTACTTCGTCGACGGCACGCTGCCACCCCCCGGGACCACCTGCCGACCGGACAAGCAGCCCTTCTCCTGA
- a CDS encoding maleylpyruvate isomerase N-terminal domain-containing protein yields MENNREFPDLLRLIDERSTAFRAAVASAPSLDVQVPTCPEWTLLDLVQHLGGGDRFWAAIVGPRPADAPPAEAAAARAAVAAPREREALPTWSAESTQLLLSALREAGPDRGCWTWWGRSQSPQDSGGVARHRVQETAVHTYDDQRLAAQARRLRLPRRRGPLLARHGRRQWRTAHPSAHHRYGRGPGHGRRLCPGHGQ; encoded by the coding sequence GTGGAAAACAATCGGGAATTCCCCGACCTGCTGCGGCTGATCGACGAACGGTCGACCGCCTTCCGCGCCGCGGTCGCCTCCGCGCCCAGCCTCGACGTGCAGGTGCCGACCTGCCCCGAGTGGACGCTGCTCGATCTGGTCCAGCACCTGGGTGGAGGGGACCGCTTCTGGGCCGCCATCGTCGGCCCGCGGCCCGCCGACGCTCCCCCGGCCGAGGCCGCTGCCGCGCGCGCCGCCGTGGCTGCGCCGCGGGAGCGCGAGGCCTTGCCGACCTGGTCGGCCGAATCGACGCAGCTGCTGCTGAGCGCGCTGCGGGAGGCGGGCCCGGATCGCGGCTGCTGGACGTGGTGGGGTAGGTCGCAGTCGCCGCAGGACTCCGGTGGCGTCGCCCGGCACCGGGTCCAGGAGACCGCGGTGCACACCTACGACGACCAGCGCCTGGCCGCACAAGCCCGCCGCCTTCGACTTCCACGCCGCCGAGGGCCACTCCTGGCGCGTCACGGTCGACGGCAATGGCGCACGGCCCACCCGTCTGCCCACCACCGCTACGGGCGAGGGCCCGGACACGGCCGGCGCCTCTGTCCGGGGCACGGCCAGTGA
- a CDS encoding Vgb family protein, producing the protein MTPHTPARLIHTYTLPTTGSGPYALTTGPDGNIWCTLVHAGRIARLTPHGQIDEFPLDSSDCGPTLITSGPDGALWFTRNRDHRIGHITTDGQARSYALPGSDPGPFGITPGPDGALWFATLHTATVGRITRDGEITEYPLPSRDSYPSFLTTAPDGALWCTLNQAHTLARITVTGEVSLYPLPTVGAAPVGLAAAPDGALWFAQIGSGSIGRLDPHGIEFAEYPLPDAQCRPHAVAVAPDGSCWFTEWATGRIGRVTTDGRITEIPLPDPACEPHGLAFGPDGTLYVAQESGDVTRWDVTAATNC; encoded by the coding sequence TTGACCCCCCACACCCCCGCACGCCTGATCCACACCTACACCCTCCCCACCACAGGTTCCGGCCCCTACGCACTGACCACCGGCCCCGACGGCAACATCTGGTGCACCTTGGTGCACGCCGGACGCATCGCCCGCCTCACCCCGCACGGGCAGATCGACGAGTTCCCGCTCGACTCATCCGACTGCGGCCCGACCCTGATCACCTCCGGCCCCGACGGGGCCCTGTGGTTCACCCGGAACCGAGACCACCGCATCGGCCACATCACCACCGACGGCCAAGCCCGCTCCTACGCCCTGCCGGGCTCTGACCCCGGACCATTCGGCATCACCCCCGGGCCGGACGGCGCCCTCTGGTTCGCCACGCTGCACACCGCAACAGTCGGCCGCATCACCCGTGACGGCGAAATCACCGAGTACCCGCTGCCCAGCAGGGACTCCTACCCGTCCTTTCTCACCACCGCCCCCGACGGCGCGCTGTGGTGCACGCTCAACCAGGCGCACACCCTGGCGCGGATCACCGTGACCGGCGAGGTCAGCCTGTACCCGCTGCCCACGGTCGGCGCCGCGCCGGTCGGACTGGCGGCGGCGCCGGACGGAGCCCTGTGGTTCGCCCAGATCGGGAGCGGCAGCATCGGCCGACTGGACCCGCACGGCATCGAGTTCGCCGAGTACCCACTGCCGGACGCGCAGTGCCGGCCGCACGCGGTGGCGGTGGCACCGGACGGCTCGTGCTGGTTCACCGAATGGGCTACCGGCCGCATCGGCCGCGTCACCACGGACGGCCGGATCACCGAAATCCCCCTGCCGGACCCCGCCTGCGAACCGCACGGCCTCGCCTTCGGACCCGACGGCACGCTCTACGTCGCCCAGGAGAGCGGCGACGTCACCCGCTGGGACGTCACGGCGGCCACGAACTGCTGA
- the manA gene encoding mannose-6-phosphate isomerase, class I, which produces MDLLTTTIQPYDWGSTTALAELMGIPPTGEPQAELWLGAHPAAPSHVDRGQGPIALDELLAASPMAELGPALARRFGPRLPFLLKVLAVDTPLSVQVHPDLAQAAAGFARENALGIPLDAPHRTYRDDQHKPEMIVALTRFQALCGFRAPERCAGLLELLDVPDLTPYAAALRARPGDAALREVFTAFLTAPTALLTAVTEAVRRTSADGGPYEADLAAYAAITYAHPDDPGLLPALMLNHVELEPGQALFLGAGIAHAYLSGLGVEIMASSDNVLRCGLTSKHVDAAELLEIVRFTAFPVRALAARWDAATGEHVYPAPVDDFSLSRFDLVRTDAPRTLMADAPQIVLCVRGEATVASEGRSVPLGPGRAVYAPAGDTLRLSGEGKVFRATSAVRTRPRQGGPTP; this is translated from the coding sequence GTGGACCTGCTCACCACCACCATCCAGCCCTATGACTGGGGCTCCACCACCGCCCTCGCCGAGTTGATGGGCATACCGCCCACCGGCGAACCCCAGGCCGAACTGTGGCTGGGCGCCCACCCCGCCGCCCCGTCCCACGTCGACCGGGGACAAGGGCCGATCGCCCTCGATGAGCTGCTCGCCGCCAGCCCGATGGCCGAACTGGGACCCGCCCTCGCGCGCCGGTTCGGCCCGCGACTGCCGTTCCTGCTGAAGGTGCTGGCCGTCGACACCCCCCTGTCGGTCCAGGTCCATCCCGACCTCGCCCAGGCCGCCGCCGGTTTCGCGCGGGAGAACGCCCTGGGGATCCCGCTCGACGCTCCGCACCGTACGTACCGCGACGACCAGCACAAGCCCGAGATGATCGTCGCCCTGACCCGGTTCCAGGCCCTGTGCGGCTTCCGCGCTCCCGAGCGGTGCGCCGGCCTCCTGGAACTCCTCGACGTCCCTGACCTCACGCCGTATGCCGCGGCGCTTCGCGCCCGCCCGGGCGACGCCGCCCTCCGGGAGGTCTTCACCGCCTTCCTGACAGCGCCGACCGCTCTCCTCACCGCCGTCACCGAGGCCGTCCGGCGCACCTCCGCGGACGGTGGACCGTACGAGGCGGACCTCGCCGCGTATGCAGCCATCACCTACGCCCATCCCGACGATCCCGGCCTGCTGCCCGCCCTGATGCTGAATCACGTGGAGCTGGAACCGGGGCAGGCGCTGTTCCTCGGCGCGGGCATCGCGCACGCGTATCTGTCCGGCCTCGGCGTGGAAATCATGGCCAGTTCCGACAACGTCCTGCGCTGCGGCCTGACGTCGAAACACGTGGATGCGGCCGAACTGCTGGAGATCGTCCGTTTCACCGCGTTCCCGGTCCGAGCCCTCGCCGCGCGGTGGGACGCGGCGACCGGGGAGCACGTCTACCCGGCCCCTGTCGACGACTTCAGCCTCTCGCGGTTCGACCTCGTACGAACGGACGCGCCGCGCACGCTCATGGCCGACGCACCCCAGATCGTGCTGTGTGTCCGCGGTGAAGCGACCGTCGCCTCGGAAGGACGCTCGGTGCCGCTCGGTCCCGGCCGCGCCGTCTACGCACCCGCCGGCGACACGCTCCGGCTCAGCGGAGAGGGAAAGGTGTTCCGCGCCACCTCGGCCGTACGGACACGGCCCCGTCAGGGAGGTCCCACCCCGTGA
- a CDS encoding sugar ABC transporter substrate-binding protein translates to MNPYPRASAALAALALTVTLAACGSIDEGDGRGGDKVRIGLLLPENVTARYEKFDKPLMEKKVALLTFGKGKVIYANAMGDAAKQNAQADTMIENKVDVLVIDAVDSKAIAGAVAKAKAAGIAVVAYDRLAEGPIDAYTSFDNEDIGRIQGKSLLEALGSNARNGKIVMMHGALTDPNAARYKAGAHSVLDGKVNIGKEYDTAEWKPENASTNMTAALSALGKDKIVGVYSANDGMAGGVIAALKAAGFFPLPPVTGQDIELAAVRRIVAGEQFTSIYKSYAREAEAAAELAVILAHGEKTDGVINDVVSSPTVKRVPAVLIPSVPVTRDNIRTTVVLDGVYTAEEICTDALKAACAEIGLKQ, encoded by the coding sequence GTGAACCCGTATCCGCGTGCTTCTGCTGCTCTGGCCGCTCTGGCGCTCACCGTCACCCTCGCCGCCTGCGGCAGTATCGACGAGGGCGACGGGCGCGGCGGTGACAAGGTCAGGATCGGCCTGCTGCTCCCCGAGAACGTGACTGCGCGTTACGAGAAGTTCGACAAGCCGCTGATGGAGAAGAAGGTCGCCCTCCTGACCTTCGGCAAGGGCAAGGTGATCTACGCAAACGCCATGGGGGACGCGGCCAAGCAGAACGCCCAGGCCGACACGATGATCGAGAACAAGGTCGACGTCCTGGTCATCGACGCGGTGGACTCCAAGGCGATCGCGGGGGCGGTGGCGAAGGCCAAGGCCGCGGGCATCGCGGTCGTCGCCTACGACCGCCTGGCCGAAGGCCCGATCGACGCGTACACCTCCTTCGACAACGAGGACATCGGCCGGATCCAGGGAAAGTCCCTGCTGGAGGCGCTGGGCAGCAATGCCAGGAACGGGAAGATCGTCATGATGCACGGAGCGCTCACCGACCCCAACGCCGCCCGCTACAAGGCCGGCGCCCACTCCGTCCTCGACGGCAAGGTGAACATCGGCAAGGAGTACGACACCGCCGAGTGGAAGCCGGAGAACGCGAGCACCAACATGACGGCCGCGCTCTCGGCACTCGGCAAGGACAAGATCGTCGGCGTCTACTCCGCCAACGACGGCATGGCGGGCGGCGTCATCGCCGCCCTCAAGGCCGCAGGCTTCTTCCCGCTGCCCCCGGTCACCGGCCAGGACATCGAACTCGCCGCCGTGCGGCGCATCGTGGCGGGCGAGCAGTTCACGAGCATCTACAAGTCCTACGCCCGCGAGGCCGAGGCCGCAGCCGAACTCGCCGTCATCCTCGCCCACGGCGAGAAGACCGACGGGGTCATCAACGACGTGGTCAGCAGCCCCACCGTCAAGCGCGTGCCCGCCGTCCTCATTCCCAGCGTGCCCGTGACCCGCGACAACATCAGGACCACCGTGGTCCTCGACGGCGTCTACACCGCCGAGGAGATCTGCACCGACGCGCTCAAGGCCGCATGCGCGGAAATCGGTCTGAAACAGTAG
- a CDS encoding TetR/AcrR family transcriptional regulator — translation MDATEHASEESGHAHNSDPATPRRRTGGRSARVRAQVLAAVGDLLVAGGYDGLTVDTVAERAGVHRTTVYRRWRDVGGLLADVLDAASDDTWSPPDTGSLEGDLTSLNREVYEALAGSGPSLTTALIAAGFRSAEAAGALARFWEDRYARCAVVVTRATARGELPGPVDARTLLVAATAPLYHELLLLRAAPDPDLPRRAAAGAAAAGRAGAFDTTR, via the coding sequence ATGGATGCCACTGAGCACGCAAGCGAAGAATCCGGCCATGCGCACAACTCAGATCCGGCCACGCCGCGGCGGCGGACGGGCGGCCGCAGCGCCCGGGTCCGCGCGCAGGTCCTGGCGGCGGTGGGCGACCTGCTGGTGGCGGGCGGGTACGACGGGCTGACCGTCGACACGGTCGCCGAACGCGCGGGCGTGCACCGCACCACGGTCTACCGGCGCTGGCGCGACGTCGGCGGCCTGCTGGCGGACGTGCTCGACGCCGCGTCCGACGACACGTGGAGCCCGCCCGACACCGGATCGCTGGAGGGGGACCTCACCTCGCTCAACCGGGAGGTCTACGAGGCCCTGGCGGGCAGCGGGCCCAGCCTGACCACGGCACTGATCGCCGCGGGCTTCCGCTCGGCCGAGGCGGCCGGCGCCCTGGCCCGCTTCTGGGAGGACCGTTACGCACGCTGCGCGGTGGTCGTCACCCGCGCCACCGCGCGGGGCGAACTGCCCGGCCCGGTCGACGCGCGCACGCTACTGGTGGCGGCGACCGCTCCGCTCTACCACGAGCTGCTGCTCCTGCGGGCCGCACCGGACCCGGACCTCCCCCGCCGGGCCGCGGCGGGTGCCGCGGCCGCGGGGCGAGCGGGCGCCTTCGACACGACCCGGTGA